In Epinephelus lanceolatus isolate andai-2023 chromosome 7, ASM4190304v1, whole genome shotgun sequence, the genomic stretch CAGGTATGGCTTTGTCATCGCAGTCACCACTATAGACAACATCGGGGCGGGTGTAATCCAGCCTGGGAGAGGGTTTGTCCTCTACCCAGTCAAATACAAGGCCATTGTGTTCCGCCCATTTAAAGGGGAGGTGGTTGATGCTGTGGTCACTCAGGTTAACAAGGTGAGGGACAAACAGTGCAAGTTTGCTGGATACCTGAAatatctgtattttattttggcttatGGAATTCCCTACTGTTGTGGAGTACGTCTTTTAACTTCATCACAGTAAATGTGCTCAAGAGTTTATGCTTCTTTAGTTGTGAATGTGTTGAATATGAAGTAATTAATAACTGATAATGGAAATTTTCTTTTTGTGACTTGTCCAAATTCTATATTTTTCCGCGTCTTGCAGGTTGGCTTGTTCACAGAAATTGGTCCCATGTCTTGCTTCATCTCTCGCCATGTGAGTCACATTAACATCTACAGTTATTGACTGAGTCAGTCGACCTTTAATGTGCTTTTTGATTTATGTATTATCTTTATCtcacatgtatttttgtttatgcAGTCCATCCCCTCAGAAATGGAGTTTGACCCCAACTCCAATCCTCCTTGTTATAAGACTGTTGATGAGGTAAGAACATTCATTATGTCTTGTAACCAACCAGAGGTTTAAAATAATTACAGTAATACCAAAAAGTatttaatgaaataaatgttCACCAAATAGCATTATAAgggtgttttcttttctttttaaggaCATTGTAATCCAGCAAGACGATGAGATCCGACTAAAGATTGTGGGAACAAGAGTGGACAAGAATGACATTgtatgtctttctttctttcttgtctaATAAGGACTGCATATTTCTCTTGGCCATAAGCTAACATAAATGCTGTGTCACTATGTCTCAGATGTTACACAGCAGGTTATAGAAGTGATGTACTGTAGGCCTGTGTTAATAGGCATGAAGTTAAAAACAAGCTTTTCTATTGTTTTTCAGTTCGCCATCGGATCTCTCATGGATGATTATCTGGGTGAGTATTACACAGAACATTGTCATACATATGGTAGACCTGCTTGTTAGATGGGCATGAAGTGATAAAATGCCAAGTTATTCTGCACAGTAAGGAAGATATGCTCCATAGTTTGACAAAACAgcttttgtgttgctttaatttgGTTACTGTGGTTATAGTGGAATAATTTTGGCTGTGTTGCGagttacaaaaatgttttactcTCTCTTTTATGATGATTATTAAACTTGCCTTCTGTCCCTTTTTTCCAGGTCTTGTGAGCTGATTCGCCCCAGAGAGAGCACATTTCACATGGGACATTTTATGTAGTAGTTTAGTTACTTTTTTgtgtaaaatgaatatttttctaCACTTATTGACATGGTGTGGTCATAGCAACATCGTTTTATTATCATGCTGCGCAGCCTACATTTGTTTTAATCCGAATGGGTGCAAGATGGCATACAATGCATCAGTAGCACATAATGATTTACCAATTTTTTCATGTATAATTCACGATTTCTATCtcaaatattgttttgtttttttgtacacaGACTGTAATAAAGTATTAGTTGTTAAATCTTTGTATGTTCATGCTTTAAATGTCACAGTATGTTACTTTGTCAGAGCATGATGTGCAGCTGCGTCTGTGTGAGATGTGGCTGAGCATCATCACCCTGTCCCTACAGCACGAGGCGAAACGTGAACGCGGAAACTCCAAGTGCGCGCACGGCTTGTGGCCGTAAATACGTCACTGGTGCGCtcgctctttctttctctcgtCCTGAAGATGGCGGCAGGGGTGAGTAAGATGGAAAGATGGCTAACTTGAGGGTTTTCTGTAAACTTTCCCGGCTCAATCCACCGAATATCAGGCCCATCTGCAGTCTTACCGAGCAGCTTGTCATATTTACACTGCTCTCGGTCTGTTAAGCAGCTGTTAGCGGGGGTATTTTCCAAGAATATCATTCAGCGTTCATACAAACTGGGGTTAGCTTAATGCTAACCTGACGTAGCATTCACAGTGAATGACGCCCCTCTTCTGGCCCAGGCTTGTGCCACGTTAACATGGCTATTTTCCAGCTGTGGAAACATACTCctgtatttattaatgttttcGCCTAACGTCGGTGCTTACGTCCTGTTTTTGTAGTCCTCAGGCGAACCTGTTTTTGACTTTATCTAAAGCTAACGTTATGCGAAGGAATACTATCTGCTCACTGTTACCGGTAAAGCCAGCTAGCATCAGTTAGCATTTCAAGCAAGCTAAAAGCCACGTGAATATAGCTCAATTTTTACTTGAAGTCGGTCAGAGAGGTACATGTGGCCTGGTAGCcttcagttgtatttatctacacACCAGTTTCACCCTGCTCCCATTCCTGCCCAGTCATTTTAAATGGTTGAGCATCCAGAGTTGTATAGCATCATGAATTTGTATGTGAAGTACTACCAGAGCAAGCTGTCTCCATTTAAACTGGATGTGTGGCGTTATTTTCCAAAACTGTCCAGATATTTCAttgtgtgtttgaaaataataaaCTGCATTACAGGGCCAGATTAATTTTGCACCATAGTGAGGTATTGCCATGAGAACATCCTTAGGTCCCCTCAACTTTTGTTAACCTGCTAGCAATAATAAGTCATGCATGTACATTCAAAGCAGAtttgttatgtttgtttatattgtttgttaATTGCAGTGTCGTCTCCTCCTCTTTCCAGACTCTTTACACGTACCCAGAGAACT encodes the following:
- the polr2g gene encoding DNA-directed RNA polymerase II subunit RPB7: MFYHISLEHEILLHPRYFGPNLLNTVKQKLFTEVEGTCTGKYGFVIAVTTIDNIGAGVIQPGRGFVLYPVKYKAIVFRPFKGEVVDAVVTQVNKVGLFTEIGPMSCFISRHSIPSEMEFDPNSNPPCYKTVDEDIVIQQDDEIRLKIVGTRVDKNDIFAIGSLMDDYLGLVS